The Carnobacterium divergens genome includes a window with the following:
- the mutM gene encoding DNA-formamidopyrimidine glycosylase yields the protein MPELPEVETVRKGLTNLVKGATIKDVAVYWDRIITKPFSGEEFGHQLIGETIQRIDRRGKYLIFILDHWAMISHLRMEGKYEVEETETPLKKHTHVVFHLTDGRDLRYLDVRKFGRMTLVPLGEQFNVTGIRDLGPEPIPDFFKLPEFSKALGIKNRAIKPLLLEQKIVTGLGNIYVDEALFEAEIHPLRPANSLKKSEVKALYQAIIDVLGRAVEAGGTTIRTYQNALGEAGTFQVELAVYGKTGEPCIRCGHLIEKIKVAQRGTHFCPQCQKLTTTNTKSFNQL from the coding sequence ATGCCAGAATTACCAGAAGTTGAAACGGTCCGAAAAGGACTAACCAACCTTGTTAAAGGTGCCACGATTAAAGACGTAGCAGTTTATTGGGATCGCATTATCACAAAACCATTTTCTGGTGAAGAGTTTGGTCATCAATTAATAGGAGAAACCATTCAACGTATTGACCGTCGAGGAAAATACTTGATTTTTATTTTAGATCACTGGGCAATGATTTCCCATTTGCGAATGGAAGGCAAGTATGAAGTTGAAGAAACGGAAACACCTTTGAAAAAACATACTCATGTGGTTTTTCATTTAACAGATGGCCGAGATTTAAGGTACTTAGACGTTCGAAAATTTGGTCGTATGACATTAGTTCCTTTGGGAGAACAATTTAATGTGACTGGAATACGCGACTTAGGACCAGAACCTATTCCAGATTTCTTTAAGCTACCAGAATTTTCAAAGGCTTTAGGTATAAAAAACAGAGCCATCAAGCCATTATTACTAGAACAAAAAATTGTTACAGGTCTAGGCAATATTTATGTTGACGAAGCTCTTTTTGAAGCGGAAATCCATCCTTTACGTCCAGCGAACTCATTGAAAAAAAGTGAAGTCAAAGCCCTTTATCAAGCGATTATTGATGTTTTAGGTCGAGCAGTTGAAGCAGGTGGAACGACAATTCGAACGTATCAAAATGCGTTAGGAGAAGCAGGAACATTCCAAGTAGAACTAGCAGTGTATGGTAAAACAGGCGAGCCTTGCATTCGCTGTGGACACCTTATTGAGAAAATTAAGGTAGCACAACGAGGAACCCACTTTTGTCCTCAATGTCAAAAATTGACAACTACAAATACAAAGTCATTCAATCAATTATAG
- the coaE gene encoding dephospho-CoA kinase (Dephospho-CoA kinase (CoaE) performs the final step in coenzyme A biosynthesis.): MTVILGLTGSIATGKSTVSQLFKDFGFPVVDADLGARAVVEKGTAGLRAIKTYFGDEIIHSDGSLNRQKLGKIVFEDGEKRKQLNELLKPYIRKWIMDETQKQVVKGVSLVVLDIPLLYEAEYDKVVDMVMVVAVSPATQLKRLQKRNQLSKEEALLRIHSQKSIVEKEQLADIVIDNNGSKESTKQQVEKWLGQMGFLSIKG, encoded by the coding sequence ATGACAGTTATCTTAGGTTTAACAGGGAGTATTGCCACCGGAAAATCAACCGTCAGCCAACTCTTCAAAGATTTTGGCTTTCCAGTAGTAGATGCTGATCTTGGGGCAAGAGCCGTAGTCGAAAAAGGAACAGCAGGTCTTAGAGCAATCAAAACCTATTTTGGCGATGAAATCATCCATTCAGATGGCAGTTTGAATCGGCAAAAACTTGGAAAGATTGTCTTTGAAGACGGAGAGAAACGAAAACAGTTAAATGAACTTTTAAAACCCTATATTCGAAAATGGATTATGGATGAGACTCAAAAACAAGTTGTAAAAGGCGTGTCATTGGTCGTGTTGGATATTCCGCTTTTATATGAAGCGGAGTACGACAAAGTTGTAGATATGGTGATGGTAGTAGCCGTTTCTCCTGCCACTCAACTAAAACGACTACAAAAACGCAATCAATTATCAAAAGAAGAAGCCTTATTGCGAATTCACTCGCAAAAATCAATTGTTGAAAAAGAGCAACTTGCGGATATTGTGATCGATAATAATGGGTCAAAAGAATCAACCAAACAACAAGTCGAAAAGTGGCTAGGTCAAATGGGGTTTCTTTCTATCAAAGGATAG
- the nrdR gene encoding transcriptional regulator NrdR: MQCPRCQNNGSRVVDSRPADEGRAIRRRRECEACSFRFTTFERTEQAPLLVVKKNGTREEFNREKILRGLIRSCEKRPVAMEQVEKIVDEVENKVRGLGENEVSTTLIGEYIMERLAQVDEVAYIRFASVYREFKDMSVFLKELQEMQEKEK, translated from the coding sequence GTGCAATGTCCACGCTGTCAAAATAATGGTTCTAGAGTTGTCGACAGTCGTCCAGCAGATGAAGGACGAGCAATTAGACGAAGACGTGAATGTGAAGCATGCAGCTTTCGTTTTACAACCTTTGAAAGAACAGAACAGGCGCCTTTACTTGTTGTCAAAAAAAATGGAACAAGAGAAGAATTTAATCGTGAAAAAATCTTACGTGGCCTTATTCGCTCCTGTGAAAAACGCCCAGTAGCAATGGAGCAAGTTGAAAAAATTGTCGATGAAGTTGAAAATAAAGTTCGAGGTTTAGGTGAAAATGAAGTATCAACCACTTTGATTGGCGAATACATCATGGAACGCTTAGCCCAAGTAGACGAAGTTGCCTATATTCGTTTTGCAAGTGTCTACCGTGAATTTAAAGATATGAGTGTCTTTTTGAAAGAATTACAAGAAATGCAAGAAAAAGAAAAATAA
- a CDS encoding replication initiation and membrane attachment family protein, with translation MNYPWKNLSPKDGFKVRQNGLLSDMDQKILTFLYQPLIGATAYSLYMTLWTEVEDDKYWSDGILHSELLALLNIGIPELYQARIKLEAIGLLKTYVSSEQEKNFVYELLSPQPVHVFFKDDLLSLLLFEKVGERKFRKLRQRFTSNSVNPKEFEEITKSFLDVYHFDSQLFNQEKNLLTEPVELVGATESTVPQLDSKQFDFKFFYDGLSTQYINRSSITKEIEKTIIVLNTMYGVDELKMQKAVLEASDIDTGKVDDRKLKQLIYDQYHQTNQQAVHVKDVMEEVITTSKTKRQFRKNELKHQGFTNEDIAVIEVSETMTPYDFMTSIKEQKGGFVAKTEEWTLENLLKRANLPSSVVNILIHYVLVVRGNPTFTQNLADSIANDWSQDNVTSPERAIQKVKELYQENAAKKQKREEQQKSYSKSKPATYRNNQTSTRKETLPEWAKDDYQETEEKPMSKEEQEAFMQRIKRLEKQN, from the coding sequence ATGAATTATCCATGGAAAAATCTTAGTCCAAAAGATGGCTTTAAAGTCCGTCAAAATGGCTTGCTTTCAGATATGGATCAAAAAATTCTCACTTTTTTATATCAGCCTCTGATTGGAGCCACTGCCTACAGTCTTTATATGACCTTATGGACAGAAGTTGAAGATGATAAGTATTGGAGTGACGGTATTCTTCATTCAGAATTGCTGGCACTATTAAATATTGGAATTCCAGAATTGTATCAAGCTAGAATTAAACTTGAAGCCATTGGCTTACTTAAAACGTATGTCAGTTCAGAACAAGAAAAAAACTTTGTTTATGAACTTCTATCTCCACAACCAGTCCATGTCTTTTTTAAAGACGATTTGTTAAGTTTGTTGTTATTTGAAAAAGTAGGCGAACGGAAATTCAGAAAGCTACGCCAACGATTCACATCGAATTCAGTTAATCCCAAAGAATTTGAAGAGATTACAAAATCATTCCTAGATGTCTATCATTTTGATAGTCAACTATTTAATCAAGAAAAAAATCTATTGACCGAGCCAGTCGAACTGGTGGGTGCTACAGAAAGTACGGTACCTCAATTGGATTCTAAGCAGTTTGATTTTAAATTTTTCTATGATGGCTTATCTACTCAATATATCAATCGATCTTCCATTACAAAAGAAATTGAAAAGACGATTATTGTGTTGAACACAATGTACGGGGTCGATGAATTAAAAATGCAAAAAGCTGTTTTAGAAGCATCTGATATTGATACAGGCAAAGTAGATGACCGTAAGCTCAAGCAATTGATATACGATCAGTATCATCAAACCAATCAACAAGCTGTGCATGTAAAAGATGTTATGGAAGAAGTGATTACCACTTCAAAAACGAAGCGTCAATTTAGAAAAAATGAATTGAAGCATCAAGGCTTTACCAATGAGGATATTGCTGTAATTGAAGTAAGTGAAACCATGACTCCTTATGATTTTATGACATCCATCAAAGAACAAAAAGGTGGATTTGTTGCCAAAACAGAAGAGTGGACGTTAGAAAATTTGCTTAAAAGAGCCAATTTACCGTCATCCGTAGTCAATATTTTGATCCATTATGTGTTAGTCGTCCGAGGAAATCCAACCTTTACTCAAAATTTAGCTGACAGTATTGCCAATGATTGGAGTCAAGACAACGTCACTTCTCCAGAACGAGCGATTCAAAAAGTAAAAGAACTTTATCAAGAAAATGCAGCTAAAAAACAAAAACGAGAAGAACAACAAAAAAGCTACTCAAAATCAAAACCTGCTACTTATCGCAACAATCAAACCAGTACAAGAAAAGAAACCCTACCAGAATGGGCAAAAGATGATTATCAAGAAACCGAAGAAAAACCGATGAGCAAAGAAGAGCAAGAAGCCTTTATGCAACGAATCAAACGGTTAGAAAAACAAAATTAG
- the dnaI gene encoding primosomal protein DnaI produces the protein MEDMGKGLSKLIKERNLESQYDSLMKEVLRDEDVISFIEENREKLTDERIVRSYAKLYEYVQEKKKFQRKDGMMAPGYMPKLFMNFHVIDVTYVPTTELIAKQKENEIRERIHSMDMPKDVRNATLAKFELTDERREAVSEALDFIDSYLSDPKGFHKSLYLQGSFGVGKTYLLGALAHELAKNGYASTLMHFPSFAVEMKQSIGKNDMSEKLDMVKKSAILMLDDIGADSMSSWIRDDVLGVILQYRMQEQLPTFFSSNFDMKQLENEHLRTSQRGEDEPLKAKRIMERIRYLAKEIKMTGKNRRNG, from the coding sequence ATGGAAGATATGGGCAAAGGTTTATCTAAACTCATTAAAGAACGAAACTTAGAAAGCCAGTACGATTCTTTGATGAAAGAAGTCTTAAGAGACGAGGATGTCATAAGCTTCATTGAAGAAAATCGAGAAAAATTAACAGATGAACGAATCGTACGAAGCTATGCAAAACTTTACGAATACGTTCAAGAAAAAAAGAAATTTCAGCGTAAAGATGGCATGATGGCACCAGGCTATATGCCAAAATTATTTATGAATTTTCACGTTATCGACGTTACGTATGTTCCGACAACTGAATTGATTGCCAAACAAAAAGAAAATGAGATTCGTGAACGAATTCATTCAATGGATATGCCAAAAGATGTTCGTAATGCAACGCTAGCTAAATTTGAATTAACTGATGAGCGGCGTGAAGCCGTTTCGGAAGCACTTGATTTTATTGATTCTTATTTAAGTGATCCAAAAGGGTTTCATAAATCGTTATATTTACAAGGATCTTTTGGAGTGGGGAAAACCTATTTATTAGGAGCTCTTGCCCATGAATTGGCAAAAAATGGCTATGCCAGTACATTGATGCACTTTCCATCTTTTGCAGTTGAAATGAAACAATCCATTGGCAAAAATGATATGAGTGAAAAATTGGATATGGTCAAAAAATCAGCCATCTTAATGTTAGATGATATTGGAGCAGATTCGATGTCTAGCTGGATTCGTGATGATGTTTTAGGTGTTATTTTGCAATACAGAATGCAAGAGCAATTGCCAACCTTCTTTTCATCAAACTTTGATATGAAGCAATTAGAAAACGAACATTTAAGAACTAGTCAACGGGGAGAAGATGAGCCTTTAAAGGCAAAACGAATTATGGAACGAATTCGTTATCTTGCAAAAGAAATTAAGATGACAGGGAAAAATAGACGTAATGGATAA
- the thrS gene encoding threonine--tRNA ligase codes for MSEIKITLPDGAIKEVAAGSSTLDIAKSISNSLAKKALAGKFNGELVDLVRPLEVDGSLEIITPDHEDALQIIRHSSAHLMANALRRLYPDIHFGVGPAIESGFYYDTDTETPITEEDLPKIEAEMMKIVKENNPIVRKEVTREEALDLFKEDPYKVELITALPADETITVYDQGDFVDLCRGVHVPSTGRIQVFKLLSLAGAYWRGDSSNKMMQRIYGTAFFDKKDLKEFIKMREEAKERDHRKLGKELDLFMISPEVGSGLPFWLPKGATIRRTIERYITDKEISLGYQHVYTPIMANVDLYKTSGHWDHYHEDMFPPMDMGDGEMLVLRPMNCPHHMMVYKNDVHSYRELPIRIAELGMMHRYEKSGALSGLQRVREMTLNDGHTFVRPDQIKDEFKRTLELMVAVYEDFDITDYRFRLSYRDPKNTDKYFDDDAMWEKAQIMLKAAMDEMELEYFEADGEAAFYGPKLDVQVKTAMGIEETLSTIQLDFLLPERFDLTYVGDDGENNHRPVVIHRGIVSTMERFVAYLTEVYKGAFPTWLAPVQATIIPVNMDMHSDYAFEIKERLTAAGMRVEVDDRNEKMGYKIRASQTQKIPYQLVVGDNEVKEATVAVRKYGEKETTDMALNMFIDVMVAEVTNFSK; via the coding sequence ATGTCAGAAATCAAGATTACATTACCAGATGGCGCAATTAAAGAAGTTGCAGCAGGTTCATCAACGTTAGATATTGCGAAAAGTATCAGCAATAGTTTAGCAAAAAAAGCTTTAGCCGGAAAATTCAATGGAGAATTAGTCGATTTAGTTCGTCCACTTGAAGTAGATGGAAGCTTAGAAATTATTACACCCGATCACGAAGATGCCTTACAAATCATTCGTCATTCTTCTGCTCATTTAATGGCAAATGCGTTGCGTCGTTTATATCCAGATATTCATTTTGGTGTAGGTCCAGCAATTGAAAGTGGATTTTATTACGATACTGATACTGAAACACCTATCACAGAAGAAGACTTACCAAAAATCGAAGCTGAAATGATGAAAATCGTGAAAGAAAATAATCCGATTGTTCGCAAAGAAGTGACTCGTGAAGAAGCGCTAGACTTGTTTAAAGAAGATCCTTACAAAGTAGAATTGATTACAGCGTTGCCAGCAGATGAAACAATCACAGTCTACGATCAAGGCGATTTTGTTGATTTATGTCGCGGGGTCCATGTTCCTTCAACAGGCCGTATTCAAGTATTCAAATTATTGTCTCTTGCAGGAGCTTACTGGAGAGGTGATTCATCTAACAAAATGATGCAACGTATTTATGGAACAGCCTTTTTTGATAAAAAAGACTTAAAAGAATTTATCAAAATGCGCGAAGAAGCAAAAGAACGCGACCATCGTAAACTAGGTAAAGAATTAGATCTATTTATGATTTCTCCAGAAGTAGGATCAGGATTGCCATTCTGGTTGCCAAAAGGTGCGACAATTCGTCGCACTATCGAACGTTACATCACAGATAAAGAAATCAGTTTAGGCTATCAACACGTTTACACTCCAATTATGGCAAACGTTGACCTTTATAAAACATCTGGTCACTGGGATCATTACCATGAAGACATGTTCCCACCAATGGATATGGGAGACGGCGAAATGCTAGTGTTGCGTCCAATGAACTGTCCTCATCATATGATGGTTTATAAAAATGACGTTCATAGTTACCGCGAATTGCCAATCCGTATTGCAGAATTAGGCATGATGCACCGTTATGAAAAGAGTGGCGCATTATCAGGATTGCAACGAGTTCGTGAGATGACTCTTAATGATGGACATACATTTGTTCGTCCAGATCAAATCAAAGACGAATTTAAACGCACATTGGAATTAATGGTGGCAGTCTATGAAGACTTTGATATTACCGATTACCGTTTCCGTTTAAGCTATCGTGATCCAAAAAATACAGACAAATACTTTGATGATGATGCAATGTGGGAAAAAGCACAAATCATGCTAAAAGCTGCTATGGATGAAATGGAATTAGAATACTTTGAAGCAGACGGAGAAGCAGCATTTTATGGTCCTAAACTAGACGTTCAAGTGAAAACAGCAATGGGAATTGAAGAAACATTGTCAACAATTCAATTAGATTTCCTATTACCAGAGCGTTTTGATCTAACTTATGTTGGAGACGATGGCGAAAATAATCACCGTCCTGTTGTTATTCATCGCGGTATCGTATCTACAATGGAACGCTTTGTGGCCTACTTGACTGAAGTATACAAAGGCGCCTTCCCGACATGGTTAGCACCTGTTCAAGCTACAATTATTCCAGTTAATATGGATATGCACTCAGATTATGCTTTTGAAATCAAAGAACGCCTGACAGCTGCAGGTATGCGGGTTGAAGTGGATGACCGCAACGAAAAAATGGGTTATAAAATTCGTGCTTCACAAACTCAAAAAATTCCGTATCAATTAGTTGTTGGAGATAATGAAGTAAAAGAAGCAACCGTTGCTGTCCGCAAGTATGGCGAAAAAGAAACAACGGACATGGCTTTAAATATGTTTATAGATGTTATGGTTGCAGAAGTAACGAACTTTAGTAAATAA
- a CDS encoding polysaccharide deacetylase family protein: MGMYEKLVGVGLIVASGLYGLSLIGNASQKIDYPNEGMRFFEPKTVNQLEQQQLDKYRDRKVEAEKKVPHLKDYLKEPCSYFLNIKKTQQGSESLSYRITEIEPILKSHSATFEKRTEMSTVNPKEGTELELQTIFTDASNGVESLKQDIIKKINEMQVYSTEQKQEVIQQVTDQIEPNLNHYSMSDDLFEFELKDRTIQVPKAELKRIIKPDYLSSQLNQQVADEIQQEKIAEQKRIQEEVRRHQAKNPIAKVSGKVVALTFDDGPSPTVTPRVLELLKKYNAKATFFVLGKNAIANPSLIQQEIGNGNEIGNHSWNHADLTKLKKDGALSQIQQTNQAVKQASGYDVQLVRPPYGAITKELSPIIGMPVIQWSVDSLDWKTKNGVAVHKEVMSHVKNGSIVLMHDIHPTTADGLEQILKELKEQGYQFVTISELFGTPMVPGKAYYND; encoded by the coding sequence ATGGGAATGTATGAAAAACTAGTAGGTGTTGGTTTAATCGTAGCAAGTGGTTTATATGGGCTTTCTTTAATTGGAAATGCGAGTCAAAAAATTGATTATCCCAATGAAGGCATGCGCTTTTTTGAACCAAAAACTGTAAATCAACTAGAACAACAACAACTAGATAAGTACAGGGATAGAAAAGTTGAGGCAGAAAAAAAAGTTCCTCATTTAAAAGATTATTTAAAAGAACCCTGTAGTTATTTTTTAAATATTAAAAAAACTCAACAAGGATCTGAAAGTTTGTCCTACCGTATTACAGAAATAGAACCGATTTTAAAATCCCACTCAGCAACCTTTGAAAAACGAACAGAAATGAGTACTGTCAATCCAAAAGAAGGAACAGAGTTGGAATTACAAACTATTTTTACGGATGCTAGTAATGGAGTAGAGTCTTTGAAACAAGATATAATAAAAAAAATAAACGAGATGCAAGTTTATTCAACAGAGCAAAAACAAGAGGTAATCCAACAAGTAACCGATCAAATAGAACCAAATTTAAATCACTACAGCATGTCAGATGATTTATTTGAATTTGAGCTAAAAGACAGAACCATTCAAGTTCCAAAAGCTGAGTTAAAAAGGATCATTAAGCCGGATTACCTATCCTCACAATTAAATCAACAAGTAGCAGATGAAATTCAGCAAGAAAAAATAGCAGAACAAAAACGCATTCAAGAAGAAGTAAGACGTCACCAAGCAAAAAATCCAATTGCAAAAGTCAGCGGGAAAGTAGTAGCATTAACTTTTGACGATGGACCAAGCCCTACTGTAACGCCACGTGTATTAGAACTCTTAAAAAAATACAATGCAAAAGCGACCTTCTTTGTTTTAGGGAAAAACGCCATAGCCAATCCAAGTTTAATCCAGCAAGAAATTGGAAATGGCAATGAAATTGGCAACCATAGTTGGAATCATGCTGACTTAACGAAATTAAAAAAAGACGGTGCACTTAGCCAAATTCAGCAAACCAATCAAGCCGTCAAACAAGCATCTGGTTACGATGTTCAGTTAGTCCGACCACCGTATGGAGCCATTACGAAAGAATTAAGCCCTATTATCGGCATGCCAGTCATTCAATGGTCAGTAGATTCGCTAGACTGGAAAACTAAAAATGGGGTAGCCGTACACAAAGAAGTGATGAGCCACGTCAAAAATGGTTCCATTGTGTTAATGCATGATATTCATCCGACCACGGCTGATGGGCTGGAGCAAATTTTAAAGGAGTTAAAAGAGCAAGGCTATCAATTTGTTACCATTAGTGAATTATTTGGAACACCAATGGTGCCTGGGAAAGCTTATTACAACGATTGA
- the infC gene encoding translation initiation factor IF-3 encodes MTIAKDMMVNDGIRARELRLIGDDGEQLGVKTKSEALKLAEQANLDLVLVAPTAKPPVARVMDYGKFRFEQQKKEREARKNQKIINVKEVRLSPTIDVNDFNTKLRNARKFLEKGDKVKASIRFKGRAITHKEIGQKVLNRLAEETADISTVESKAKMDGRSMFLVLAPKNDK; translated from the coding sequence ATGACCATAGCAAAAGATATGATGGTAAATGACGGCATTCGTGCTCGTGAGTTACGCTTAATAGGCGACGATGGAGAACAGCTTGGTGTGAAAACAAAAAGCGAAGCTCTTAAACTTGCTGAACAAGCTAATCTTGACCTAGTATTAGTAGCACCAACGGCAAAACCGCCAGTTGCTCGTGTCATGGATTACGGTAAATTCCGTTTTGAACAACAAAAGAAAGAACGTGAAGCCCGTAAAAACCAAAAAATCATTAACGTAAAAGAAGTTCGTTTAAGTCCGACAATTGATGTCAATGACTTTAACACTAAATTACGTAATGCTCGCAAATTCCTTGAAAAAGGTGACAAAGTGAAAGCTTCGATCCGATTTAAAGGCCGTGCCATTACTCATAAAGAGATTGGCCAAAAAGTTTTAAACCGTTTAGCTGAAGAAACTGCTGATATTTCAACAGTAGAATCAAAAGCAAAAATGGATGGACGTAGTATGTTCTTGGTCTTAGCACCAAAGAATGATAAGTAA
- the rpmI gene encoding 50S ribosomal protein L35 gives MPKQKTHRGSAKRFKRTGNGGLKRHSAFTSHMFANKSQKQKRKLRKASMVSAGDYKRIRQQLSQMK, from the coding sequence ATGCCAAAACAAAAAACACACCGCGGTTCTGCTAAACGTTTCAAAAGAACAGGTAATGGCGGACTAAAACGTCATAGCGCTTTTACAAGCCATATGTTTGCTAACAAATCACAAAAGCAAAAACGTAAATTACGTAAAGCTTCAATGGTTTCAGCTGGTGATTACAAACGCATTCGTCAACAATTATCACAAATGAAATAA
- the rplT gene encoding 50S ribosomal protein L20, giving the protein MPRVKGGTVTRKRRKKILKLSKGYYGAKSKLFKVANQQVMKSYQYAYRDRRQKKRDFRKLWIARINAAARMNNMSYSVLMHGLKVAGIDINRKMLADIAVHDAAAFTALAEQAKDALNK; this is encoded by the coding sequence ATGCCACGTGTTAAAGGTGGGACAGTTACCCGTAAACGCCGTAAAAAGATTTTAAAATTATCAAAAGGTTATTACGGAGCAAAAAGCAAATTATTTAAAGTAGCAAATCAACAAGTGATGAAATCTTATCAATATGCATACAGAGATCGTCGTCAAAAGAAACGTGATTTCCGTAAATTATGGATCGCTCGTATCAACGCAGCAGCTCGCATGAACAACATGAGCTACAGTGTATTGATGCACGGTTTAAAAGTTGCTGGTATCGACATTAACCGTAAAATGTTAGCTGATATCGCTGTTCATGATGCAGCAGCATTTACTGCTCTTGCTGAACAAGCAAAAGATGCTTTAAACAAATAA
- a CDS encoding MerR family transcriptional regulator produces MSEKLMTISELAKVFKINQHTIRHYEEKELLLPSEISENGYRKYGLSEAYQLAFILFLRELGLSLASIKLLIEEGSRTDYTSILLEKKAKIIEEKRRLEKLSKMVDEQIVISSKSKEEMYTVNHAINLSLLKRMPLSESFGISDLAEIKLSSGLFMEKIYYIIHETFYDICIEEAKGTYFSISSGKYYFQLIEIGSEKEVDKEIEHALLNHGFPLIAIEDSERFLTTGNRITIKVLGEKK; encoded by the coding sequence ATGTCAGAAAAACTAATGACGATTTCAGAGTTGGCAAAAGTATTTAAAATAAATCAACACACGATTCGACACTATGAAGAAAAAGAGTTATTGTTACCATCTGAAATAAGTGAAAATGGGTATAGAAAATATGGGTTATCAGAAGCATATCAGTTAGCTTTCATATTATTTTTAAGAGAATTAGGATTAAGTTTGGCAAGTATTAAACTACTTATTGAAGAAGGTTCAAGAACGGATTATACAAGTATTTTGTTAGAGAAGAAAGCAAAAATTATAGAAGAAAAACGACGTTTAGAGAAGTTAAGTAAAATGGTTGATGAACAAATTGTAATTAGTTCAAAATCGAAAGAAGAAATGTACACGGTCAATCATGCTATTAATTTAAGTTTACTCAAGCGTATGCCACTATCAGAAAGTTTTGGCATCTCTGACTTAGCTGAAATCAAATTGAGTTCGGGACTTTTTATGGAAAAAATATATTACATTATCCATGAAACCTTTTATGATATATGCATTGAAGAAGCCAAAGGAACATACTTTAGTATTAGTTCAGGAAAGTATTATTTTCAATTAATTGAAATAGGCAGTGAAAAAGAAGTAGATAAAGAAATAGAACATGCACTATTAAATCACGGGTTCCCTCTAATTGCGATTGAAGATAGCGAACGTTTTTTAACAACTGGAAATCGAATCACCATCAAAGTCTTGGGAGAGAAAAAATGA
- a CDS encoding GNAT family N-acetyltransferase — MIVIEKINRLTEQDLTLLFKGFKSKWQRLLKVYSFEEFIRLYNSTSLTEVCYRVVYNGHLAGIFAINGDFSKKKRKLIRIQNFSDWRWHIGLKLLSVKVAKKECYLSFLVIEDDFQGKGIGKMCLYYIETVMLNLNEMNCITLFVSTENSRAIKLYEQQGFKIDRQLHSFLTDYFIGEKKWYKMKKDLN, encoded by the coding sequence ATGATAGTGATAGAAAAAATAAACAGGTTAACTGAACAAGATTTAACTCTTTTATTCAAAGGATTTAAATCGAAATGGCAGAGGTTGCTAAAGGTCTATTCTTTTGAAGAATTTATTAGATTATATAACAGCACTAGTCTAACAGAAGTCTGTTATCGAGTTGTTTATAATGGGCATTTAGCAGGTATTTTTGCTATTAATGGAGATTTTTCCAAAAAGAAAAGGAAGCTTATTAGAATTCAAAATTTTTCTGACTGGCGTTGGCATATCGGGCTGAAATTACTAAGTGTTAAAGTTGCAAAAAAGGAGTGTTATCTGTCATTTCTTGTAATTGAAGATGATTTTCAAGGGAAAGGGATTGGAAAAATGTGTTTGTACTATATTGAAACAGTTATGTTAAATTTAAATGAAATGAATTGCATTACCCTGTTTGTTTCAACTGAAAATAGTAGAGCTATAAAGTTATATGAACAACAAGGATTTAAAATTGATAGGCAACTACATTCATTTCTTACTGACTACTTTATTGGCGAAAAAAAATGGTATAAGATGAAAAAAGATTTAAATTGA